From the Carboxydocella sporoproducens DSM 16521 genome, one window contains:
- a CDS encoding glycosyltransferase, whose protein sequence is MKNDKVVIFCFGYLCEKTWRNNWQRHQEIIQRLNDNFQLIYIKNLGYTDTWHRLKKILYSLKLILIKSNKNKGGGGLNQEQVDIKFYKLFVIPIFIRFFLFFNLILCIYQLNSLMKKFDGHKFLFWFSYPNPLFPYLVKKYNHIPSIYDCNQRYAYKKDFPKKYLKYEKLLSQLVTVIFADSQVIYNDKIVLNKKVYKISQGVNLKNACNHQSYQNINISKNDTESNIIGYVGSFNQALDIDLIKYLANKRKCYNFYLVGVGSKIKEYFKEFDNVLCFDHVDYTEIGYYIRNFSVCIIPYKINEFTQGVFPTKFLEYLSYFKPIVSTFLPDLIDYCDVVSIAYNYEDFLAKIDYHLQDKSFIARKKEKITEVLAKNTWDMKYNQIYASILNVLEEITF, encoded by the coding sequence ATGAAAAACGATAAAGTAGTTATATTTTGTTTTGGATATTTATGTGAAAAGACGTGGCGTAATAATTGGCAAAGGCATCAAGAAATAATTCAAAGATTAAACGATAACTTTCAGTTAATTTACATTAAAAACCTAGGGTATACTGATACCTGGCATAGATTAAAAAAAATTTTATACAGTCTAAAGTTAATTTTAATAAAATCAAACAAGAACAAAGGAGGGGGTGGATTAAATCAAGAACAAGTTGATATTAAATTTTATAAGCTGTTTGTAATACCTATTTTTATCAGATTCTTTTTGTTTTTTAATTTGATTTTATGCATATATCAACTAAATTCATTAATGAAAAAGTTTGATGGTCATAAATTTTTATTTTGGTTTTCCTATCCTAATCCTTTATTTCCATACCTAGTAAAAAAATATAACCATATTCCATCAATTTATGACTGTAATCAAAGATATGCATATAAAAAAGATTTTCCTAAAAAATATTTAAAATATGAAAAATTATTAAGTCAATTAGTTACAGTAATTTTTGCTGATTCCCAAGTTATATATAATGATAAGATTGTATTAAACAAAAAAGTATATAAAATCTCTCAAGGTGTTAACTTAAAAAATGCTTGCAATCACCAAAGTTATCAAAACATTAATATTTCTAAGAATGATACAGAGTCAAATATTATTGGTTATGTTGGTTCTTTTAATCAGGCTTTAGATATAGATTTGATAAAATATCTAGCTAATAAAAGAAAATGCTATAATTTTTACTTAGTCGGGGTGGGTAGTAAAATTAAAGAATATTTTAAGGAGTTTGATAATGTTTTATGTTTTGATCATGTAGATTATACTGAAATAGGATATTACATTAGGAATTTCAGTGTATGTATTATACCTTACAAAATAAATGAATTTACGCAGGGTGTTTTTCCAACTAAATTTTTAGAATACTTATCTTACTTTAAACCTATTGTTTCTACTTTTTTGCCAGACTTAATTGATTATTGTGATGTTGTTAGCATCGCTTATAATTATGAGGATTTTTTAGCTAAGATTGATTATCATTTGCAAGATAAGAGCTTTATAGCCCGAAAGAAGGAAAAAATAACAGAAGTTCTTGCGAAAAACACTTGGGACATGAAATATAACCAAATATATGCATCTATTTTGAATGTTTTAGAAGAGATAACTTTTTGA
- a CDS encoding S8 family peptidase — translation MEGKKRYILKLEERYWRRRREGLLRSLSGKIVRSFETMPYLVIELNQTEVEQIRNLRGVMEVFEDEQATTQEQQIPWGVAVLAGPQVASQLGVNGSGVRVGVLDTGIDLQHPDLKVAGGIALTGDSFQDDNGHGTHVAGIIAAQDNSQGVVGIAPGVELFAIKALNSAGSGWYSDIAAGLEWAIKNRLDIVNLSLGGKQNNPLLRYAVKRAARAGILLMAAAGNAGNEEGKGDTVLYPARYPEVMAVGAIDRQWQRAPFSSTGPALDLVAPGVEILSTIPGGDYKVMSGTSMASPHITGLAALLKSAYPRLKAKEIRQRLTAGAIDLGSKGWDSWYGYGLPTGIQVLGKRKPR, via the coding sequence ATGGAAGGCAAGAAGCGTTATATTCTCAAACTGGAAGAACGTTACTGGCGACGGCGGCGTGAAGGCTTACTGCGCTCTCTTTCCGGCAAGATAGTCCGCAGTTTTGAAACTATGCCTTATCTGGTAATTGAACTGAACCAGACTGAAGTTGAGCAGATACGGAACCTGCGCGGGGTAATGGAAGTTTTTGAAGATGAACAGGCCACCACCCAGGAACAGCAAATACCCTGGGGGGTGGCGGTGCTGGCAGGCCCGCAGGTGGCGAGCCAGCTGGGGGTCAATGGTTCAGGAGTAAGGGTAGGGGTGCTGGATACAGGAATTGATTTACAGCATCCTGATTTGAAGGTGGCCGGGGGGATTGCGCTGACAGGGGACAGCTTCCAGGATGATAATGGTCATGGCACCCATGTGGCCGGAATAATAGCGGCTCAGGACAATAGCCAAGGGGTAGTCGGGATTGCCCCGGGGGTCGAGTTGTTTGCCATCAAGGCCCTGAACAGTGCGGGGAGCGGCTGGTACAGTGATATAGCGGCTGGTCTGGAGTGGGCGATCAAAAACCGGCTGGATATAGTCAACCTGAGCCTGGGAGGAAAACAGAACAATCCCCTTTTGCGGTATGCGGTGAAAAGAGCAGCCAGAGCGGGAATCCTGCTAATGGCTGCGGCGGGCAATGCTGGGAACGAAGAAGGAAAAGGGGATACCGTTCTCTATCCGGCCAGGTATCCGGAAGTGATGGCCGTAGGAGCGATTGACCGTCAGTGGCAACGGGCTCCCTTTTCCAGCACTGGCCCGGCCCTGGATCTGGTAGCGCCGGGGGTGGAGATTCTCAGTACTATACCGGGGGGAGATTATAAGGTGATGAGCGGAACATCGATGGCCAGTCCCCATATCACCGGGCTGGCAGCCTTATTGAAATCCGCCTATCCCAGGCTGAAAGCGAAAGAGATCAGGCAACGGCTGACAGCTGGTGCAATTGATCTGGGCAGTAAAGGATGGGACAGCTGGTATGGCTATGGGCTGCCCACTGGTATCCAGGTTCTGGGCAAAAGAAAACCCCGCTAA
- a CDS encoding glycosyltransferase family 4 protein encodes MKRVITIGPNPHSKGGIASVEKLIMEHFPQNIGNYFVNTYSEGNLLVKILVFLWSLVKLNLIIMNHRNKVKIVHIHFSSKGSLVRKAIIAINLMLCKKPYILHAHTSEFHLFYNRLPKLVQKLIKIIFNKCKYLIVLSKYWREYFISNLNLPKNKIKILPNPVKISSLKQKDKNNGKINIFFAGRICKPKGAFDLIKAIKSLPENIVERLQVEIAGDGEIEKARNMVEELELYEYVKIYSWLSEAERNQKFLNADIFILPSYNEGLPMALLEAMSYGLAIITTPVGGIPEVIINNENGILVHPGNLKEISDAIRQLILDRNKIYYLGANARKTVEKFDINIYIEKLIKEIYEFKF; translated from the coding sequence ATGAAAAGAGTGATAACTATAGGTCCAAATCCTCATTCTAAAGGTGGAATAGCTTCTGTAGAAAAGTTAATTATGGAACATTTTCCGCAAAATATTGGTAATTATTTTGTTAATACGTATTCAGAAGGAAATTTATTAGTAAAAATATTAGTCTTTTTATGGTCGTTAGTTAAGCTAAATTTAATAATTATGAATCATAGAAATAAAGTGAAAATTGTGCATATTCATTTTTCTTCAAAAGGTAGCTTGGTAAGAAAAGCTATTATTGCTATAAATTTAATGTTATGCAAAAAACCATATATTTTACATGCGCATACCTCGGAATTTCATTTATTTTATAACAGGCTTCCTAAACTAGTTCAAAAATTAATAAAAATAATATTTAACAAATGCAAGTACTTAATAGTATTATCTAAATACTGGAGAGAGTATTTTATTAGTAATCTTAATTTACCAAAAAACAAGATCAAGATATTACCAAATCCTGTTAAAATTTCAAGTTTAAAACAAAAAGATAAGAATAATGGGAAAATAAATATTTTCTTTGCAGGAAGGATTTGCAAACCAAAAGGGGCGTTTGATTTAATTAAAGCTATTAAGTCGCTTCCAGAAAATATAGTAGAAAGATTACAAGTAGAAATAGCAGGTGATGGAGAAATTGAGAAGGCTAGAAATATGGTAGAAGAACTAGAATTATATGAATACGTTAAAATTTATTCATGGTTAAGTGAAGCTGAAAGAAACCAGAAATTTCTTAACGCTGATATTTTTATTTTGCCTTCTTATAATGAAGGATTACCTATGGCACTTCTTGAAGCCATGTCGTATGGTTTGGCAATAATTACAACACCAGTAGGAGGAATTCCTGAAGTAATTATTAATAACGAAAATGGAATTTTAGTTCACCCAGGAAACTTGAAAGAAATATCAGATGCGATTAGACAATTAATTTTAGATAGAAATAAGATTTATTATTTGGGTGCAAATGCTAGAAAAACGGTAGAAAAATTTGATATTAATATTTATATTGAGAAATTAATCAAAGAAATATATGAATTTAAGTTTTAA
- a CDS encoding CpsD/CapB family tyrosine-protein kinase encodes MERLIVDKEPKSPVAEAYRRLRTNIQYANVAHELKTILFTSAGPGEGKSSVAANYAALVAQQKKEVILVDCDLRRPSLHRIFDLKNSRGLTNVMTHDFELKDVLQTTSVPGLRVLTSGPIPPNPVELLSAEEMESILRKLKEMADLVVIDTPPIQAVTDALVLAPKVDGVVLVLMAAAVSRQQARLAKEGIQRVGGRLLGAVLNGVEMKKGSYYYYNYHYSYGVSE; translated from the coding sequence ATGGAACGGCTAATCGTGGACAAGGAACCGAAATCCCCCGTAGCGGAAGCATACCGGCGGCTGCGGACCAATATCCAGTATGCCAATGTGGCCCATGAACTGAAAACAATACTGTTTACCAGCGCTGGCCCGGGTGAGGGGAAGTCTTCGGTAGCGGCCAATTATGCCGCCCTGGTGGCCCAGCAGAAAAAGGAAGTAATCCTGGTGGATTGTGATTTGCGCAGGCCCAGTTTGCACAGGATCTTTGACTTAAAAAACAGCCGGGGATTGACCAATGTCATGACCCATGATTTTGAACTAAAGGATGTTCTGCAGACTACCAGTGTGCCCGGGTTGAGGGTACTGACTTCTGGCCCGATTCCCCCCAATCCGGTAGAATTGCTGTCAGCAGAAGAAATGGAAAGTATACTGAGAAAGTTAAAAGAGATGGCAGATCTGGTGGTCATCGATACGCCGCCCATCCAGGCTGTAACGGATGCTCTGGTGCTGGCACCGAAGGTAGATGGGGTGGTGCTGGTGTTGATGGCAGCAGCGGTGAGCAGACAGCAGGCCCGACTGGCCAAAGAAGGGATTCAGCGGGTCGGGGGACGACTGCTGGGGGCTGTGTTGAATGGGGTGGAAATGAAGAAGGGTAGCTACTATTACTATAATTATCATTATAGCTATGGGGTGAGCGAATAA
- a CDS encoding transglutaminase-like domain-containing protein, whose protein sequence is MRKRSVSLILLFLLWLIAAVPAWAAAQPGVRWLDPLTSELVKVKINPAQPGQLLIQGQNLPAGQVLVEIRRGDDRAAYYFPVRNGAINGSFWLRFGSGQYYLTVYLPAGANFLYQIEAEARLEAIDLPDRRYLLPGSGVESDHPVVRKLAQDLAGKNAGARQKAYNIYRWVTRNIAYDAARLSSQQLYGPGSGALATLASRKGLCLDYANLTVALLRAASLPARVVVGQAYDRIWYEHAWAEVLLDGKWQPLDPTWDAGYLAGNRFIPRAQTLYFSMSYSQFYRYHRAEEYR, encoded by the coding sequence ATGAGGAAGCGAAGCGTGAGTCTGATTCTCCTGTTTCTGCTCTGGCTAATAGCCGCAGTGCCGGCCTGGGCAGCTGCCCAGCCTGGTGTCAGGTGGCTGGATCCCTTAACTTCCGAATTGGTGAAGGTAAAAATCAATCCCGCCCAGCCGGGACAATTGCTGATTCAGGGTCAGAACTTGCCTGCCGGACAGGTACTGGTGGAAATCCGTCGCGGCGATGACCGCGCCGCCTATTACTTCCCGGTTCGTAACGGTGCTATCAATGGTTCCTTCTGGTTGCGCTTTGGCAGCGGCCAGTATTACCTGACCGTTTATCTCCCGGCCGGTGCTAATTTCCTCTACCAGATCGAGGCTGAAGCACGTCTGGAAGCTATCGACTTGCCGGACCGACGTTATCTCCTGCCTGGCAGTGGCGTGGAAAGCGACCATCCCGTTGTGCGTAAACTGGCTCAGGATCTGGCTGGCAAAAACGCTGGCGCCAGACAAAAAGCCTATAATATCTACCGCTGGGTCACCAGAAACATCGCCTATGATGCTGCTCGCCTCAGCAGCCAGCAACTTTACGGTCCCGGTTCCGGTGCCCTGGCCACTCTGGCCAGCCGCAAGGGCCTCTGTCTGGACTACGCCAACCTGACGGTAGCTCTCCTGCGCGCTGCCAGCCTGCCTGCCCGAGTCGTGGTTGGACAAGCCTATGACCGCATCTGGTACGAACACGCCTGGGCCGAAGTCCTGCTGGACGGCAAATGGCAACCCCTGGACCCTACCTGGGATGCCGGTTACCTGGCGGGCAACCGATTTATCCCTCGTGCCCAAACCCTCTACTTCTCCATGTCCTACAGCCAGTTCTACCGCTACCACCGGGCGGAAGAATACCGATAA
- a CDS encoding YveK family protein: MQLEEEIDLRELGQILWKHKLLLIVIPLIAVITSGILSFFVLPPVYEASATLLVNKGGQKLIRDDYTSLLAAKELVKTYNEIVKSRTVAEKVAQNLGGELKPEEIQEMLKVSLLKDTIMLTISAEDTNQERVAHLVNTVAYVFADQIKDMMAVDNVKVVDPAVRPEKPIKPKKALNMAMALVLGLMVAAGLIFLLEFLDDSLKTPEDVEKYLEIPVLGIIPRRD; the protein is encoded by the coding sequence GTGCAGCTGGAAGAGGAAATTGACCTGCGCGAGCTGGGGCAAATACTGTGGAAACACAAATTGCTTTTAATCGTAATCCCTCTGATTGCGGTAATAACCAGCGGGATTCTCAGTTTTTTTGTGTTGCCACCGGTATATGAGGCATCAGCGACCTTACTGGTTAATAAAGGTGGCCAGAAATTGATTCGGGATGACTATACCAGCTTGCTAGCTGCCAAGGAGCTGGTGAAAACCTATAACGAAATTGTGAAAAGCCGCACAGTGGCGGAAAAAGTGGCCCAGAATCTGGGCGGGGAACTGAAACCGGAAGAAATCCAGGAGATGCTGAAAGTTAGTTTGCTGAAGGATACCATCATGCTGACCATCAGTGCCGAGGATACCAACCAGGAACGGGTGGCTCATCTGGTGAATACTGTCGCCTATGTTTTTGCCGATCAGATCAAGGATATGATGGCGGTAGACAATGTGAAGGTGGTTGACCCGGCGGTACGGCCGGAAAAACCCATCAAGCCGAAAAAGGCGCTGAATATGGCTATGGCTCTGGTACTGGGGTTAATGGTAGCTGCGGGCTTGATCTTCTTGCTGGAATTCCTGGATGACAGTCTCAAGACACCGGAAGATGTAGAAAAATATCTGGAAATCCCAGTGCTGGGCATCATTCCCCGCCGGGATTAA
- a CDS encoding glycosyltransferase family 32 protein, with amino-acid sequence MSQIPKIIHCCWFGNKKIPSLNKKCMKSWEKYLPDYQIILWNEENFDINSVLFTKQAYYAQKYAFVTDYVRIYVLYYYGGIYLDTDVEIIRNIDHFLKYAAFTGFENEKAIPTGIIGAKPYHPWIERILDDYNNRAFIKENGEYDLTTNVKIITQISIEDYGLKPNNSYQILKDDVAIFPNDYFCPKSGPYGKIIKTNNTYAIHHFAGSWVPLKKKITLALYNYLGEDNYNYLRKLKKTLLK; translated from the coding sequence ATGAGTCAAATTCCCAAAATTATTCATTGTTGTTGGTTTGGAAATAAAAAAATACCCAGTTTAAACAAAAAATGTATGAAAAGTTGGGAGAAATATTTACCGGATTACCAAATCATTTTATGGAATGAAGAAAATTTTGATATTAATTCAGTACTTTTTACCAAACAAGCTTATTATGCTCAAAAATATGCATTTGTAACTGACTATGTTAGAATATATGTATTGTATTATTATGGTGGTATTTATTTAGATACTGATGTTGAAATAATAAGAAATATAGACCATTTTTTAAAATACGCAGCATTTACAGGATTTGAGAATGAAAAAGCTATTCCAACAGGTATAATTGGTGCTAAACCTTATCATCCTTGGATAGAACGTATTCTCGACGATTACAATAACAGAGCATTTATTAAAGAAAATGGTGAGTATGATCTAACAACAAATGTAAAAATAATAACTCAAATAAGCATTGAAGATTATGGTCTTAAACCTAATAATAGTTATCAAATTTTAAAAGATGATGTAGCGATTTTTCCTAATGATTATTTTTGCCCTAAATCTGGCCCATACGGTAAGATTATTAAAACTAATAATACATATGCTATTCATCATTTTGCTGGATCATGGGTTCCGCTAAAAAAGAAAATAACTCTTGCGTTATATAACTATCTTGGAGAAGATAATTATAATTATTTAAGAAAATTGAAAAAAACATTATTAAAATAA